In the genome of Eschrichtius robustus isolate mEscRob2 chromosome 12, mEscRob2.pri, whole genome shotgun sequence, one region contains:
- the VHL gene encoding von Hippel-Lindau disease tumor suppressor, producing the protein MEAGRPRPMLRSVNTREPSQVIFCNRSPRVVLPVWLNFDGEPQPYPTLPPGTGRRIHSYRGHLWLFRDAGTSDGLLVNQTELFVPSLNVDGQPIFANITLPVYTLKERCLQVVRSLVKPEDYRRLDIARSLYEDLEDHPNVWKDLERLTQEHIENQRMAEETEDFN; encoded by the exons ATGGAGGCTGGGCGGCCGCGGCCGATGCTGCGCTCAGTGAACACTCGCGAGCCGTCTCAGGTCATCTTCTGCAACCGCAGCCCGCGCGTGGTGCTGCCCGTGTGGCTCAACTTCGACGGCGAGCCGCAGCCCTACCCGACGCTGCCCCCCGGCACGGGCCGCCGCATCCATAGCTACCGAG GTCATCTTTGGCTCTTCCGAGATGCTGGGACATCTGATGGGCTTCTAGTTAACCAGACTGAGCTGTTTGTGCCGTCTCTCAATGTTGATGGACAGCCTATTTTTGCAAACATCACACTGCCAG TGTACACCCTGAAAGAGCGGTGCCTCCAGGTTGTGCGAAGCCTAGTCAAGCCTGAGGATTACAGGAGACTGGACATCGCGAGATCCCTCTACGAAGATTTGGAAGACCACCCAAATGTGTGGAAGGACCTGGAGCGGTTGACCCAGGAGCATATTGAAAATCAGCGGATGGCAGAGGAGACTGaagattttaattga
- the BRK1 gene encoding protein BRICK1, with protein MAGQEDPVQREIHQDWANREYIEVITSSIKKIADFLNSFDMSCRSRLATLNEKLTALERRIEYIEARVTKGETLT; from the exons ATGGCGGGGCAAGAGGATCCAGTGCAGCGGGAGATTCACCAGGACTGGGCGAACCGGGAGTACATTGAGGTCATCACCAGCAGCATCAAGAAAATCGCAGACTTTCTCAACTCGTTCG ATATGTCTTGTCGTTCAAGACTCGCAACACTAAACGAGAAATTGACAGCTCTTGAACGGAGAATAGAGTACATTGAAGCAAGG GTGACAAAAGGTGAGACCCTCACCTAG